The following coding sequences are from one Vicugna pacos chromosome 19, VicPac4, whole genome shotgun sequence window:
- the LOC116284361 gene encoding beta-defensin 115 produces MLLDHSSPLSGCIQLLFLALAVLVVLAEASPDGWARKCGYGTGRCRKSCKANEKKKEKCGARKVCCIPVVKHKPIESAKKEEMTFWTTTSMTKYPSKTCDETILAATVVRQ; encoded by the exons ATGCTGCTGGATCACTCCTCACCCCTCTCAGGATGTATTCAACTCTTGTTCCTGGCCTTAGCTGTCCTTGTGGTCCTGGCTGAGGCTTCCCCAG ATGGATGGGCCAGAAAGTGTGGTTATGGAACTGGCAGATGCAGAAAATCTTGCAAAGcaaatgagaagaagaaagaaaaatgtggggCAAGAAAGGTTTGCTGCATCCCTGTAGTAAAGCATAAACCAATAGAATCTGCCAAGAAAGAAGAGATGACATTTTGGACTACGACAAGTATGACCAAGTATCCATCTAAGACTTGTGATGAGACAATTTTGGCAGCCACTGTAGTGCGTCAGTGA
- the DEFB116 gene encoding beta-defensin 116: MKPYLMAISILLILVHKTPGGLFRSFYGKSQEEPWNPCQLYDGMCRNACRKYEIQYLSCLNDQKCCLKFSMKITSSNNVKNGYDSNSNLSLRNPSSHS, translated from the exons ATGAAGCCTTATTTAATGGCCATTTCCATCCTTCTGATCCTGGTTCATAAGACTCCAG GTGGCCTGTTCAGATCCTTCTACGGCAAGAGCCAAGAAGAGCCTTGGAATCCATGCCAGCTATATGACGGCATGTGCCGAAATGCCTGCAGAAAATACGAAATCCAATACTTAAGCTGTCTGAACGATCAAAAGTGCTGCCTGAAATTTTCTATGAAAATAACCAGTTCTAACAATGTAAAGAATGGTTATGACTCCAACTCCAACTTATCACTTAGAAACCCTTCAAGCCACTCGTAA